Below is a genomic region from Dechloromonas denitrificans.
TGGAATAACTGCGCTAATTGGCCGGCACACCTTCGGGGACGTAAACCATCGAGCCATCCTTCATCTTGTAGGCGACGCCGGCCTTTTCGCCGTCGCCGCTGCCGATGTTGCCGTTGGCCTTGTATTTCTCGATTTTTTCGCCCTTCTTGATCATTACCTCCATGCTCGGCTTGCCCGGATCGGTGATCACGGTGACGTCCTGCTTGTTGAAGGGATTGATCAGCGGGTTCTGGGCGACAGTGATGAGCAGCGCGGCGATGATGACGAGGAAGATGTCGATCAGGTTGACCACCGACAGGATCGGGTCCTCGGTTTCCGGTTCGTGCAGCAGTTTCAGGCTCATGCTGCGGCTCCGCGCAGGGTTTCAATTTCCAGCATTTCCTCGGCCAGCCAGCGGCGGCGGACATTGACCACCCAGTAGGTGATCGAGGCGGCGATCAGTGCCAGGATGACGGCCGAGAAGGCGATCGTCAGGTTTTCCGACACCTGGGCCAGGTTGCCGTCGGACAATGATTTCAGGGCCGGACCCATCGGGATCATCGTCGCCACCAGGCCGAGCATCGGCGTCACCCGGCTGGCGATGCGCGGGTTCTCCAGCGCCTTGTGGGCGAGCAGGTCGAGCTGGTCCGCGGTCAACGCCGGATTTTGGCGAAAATCGCTGACCAGCGGTCGGCCCAATCCTTTTTTTCGATACATCGCGAGCAACAGAAACTCACCAAGCACCCAGAAAGCATAAAGAAAAAGGCCGGAAATCAGAGCCAGAGTTGGCAGCAGGAACAGCTGCGAAATTTGGTACATGCTTAGTTCAACAAGGTTTGACATAGAAATTCCTATCTAATTAAAAATGGTTTGGTTAAGACAAGTTTTGGGTGAGGGCTGGCGATCTATCACTTGCCTTCCCGCGTTGGCCGGGTACCTTGCATACGGAGCACGGCGGTAGCAATGGCAATTTGCAAGGCAAGACACTGGACGATGGCAAAGTCATTGTCTTGAAGCAGTCGAACGACAATGACTTGAATGCAAATCACCACGTAAAAAATGAGCCATTGCCAAGCCGAATAGCGGACACCGGCGATCAAGGCAATGCTGCCGATGATCGCCATACCGAGCAGCGCCGGTGTCGGCGTGTGAAAAAACAGGGACAGAGCGATGCCGATGAAAGCAACTGACATC
It encodes:
- a CDS encoding DUF2149 domain-containing protein; translation: MSLKLLHEPETEDPILSVVNLIDIFLVIIAALLITVAQNPLINPFNKQDVTVITDPGKPSMEVMIKKGEKIEKYKANGNIGSGDGEKAGVAYKMKDGSMVYVPEGVPAN
- a CDS encoding MotA/TolQ/ExbB proton channel family protein, coding for MYQISQLFLLPTLALISGLFLYAFWVLGEFLLLAMYRKKGLGRPLVSDFRQNPALTADQLDLLAHKALENPRIASRVTPMLGLVATMIPMGPALKSLSDGNLAQVSENLTIAFSAVILALIAASITYWVVNVRRRWLAEEMLEIETLRGAAA